From Paraburkholderia sabiae, a single genomic window includes:
- a CDS encoding 4'-phosphopantetheinyl transferase family protein, translating into MNSVDRFPLPHPGPHDIALWRVDFAFDQTLAAPAFDTLSVDERERAARFHRHHDAIRFASVRAALRALLSDATKIDAQDIRIAADEAGRPHMIDSPVSVDFNVSHSGAHGLIALSTRRRVGVDIETRVSDFDWQGIARATLTADETAWLQGRDAAQSQHAFFDAWVAKEALLKAAGVGISEHITQLTVLPARIDGFVPETQRPDAIRNLLAAWIHAPQGYAACIAWSQNDS; encoded by the coding sequence ATGAACTCTGTTGACCGTTTCCCTTTGCCGCATCCCGGCCCGCACGACATCGCGTTGTGGCGGGTCGATTTCGCTTTCGACCAGACACTCGCTGCGCCCGCATTCGATACGTTATCTGTCGACGAACGCGAGCGCGCGGCGCGTTTTCATCGTCACCACGACGCGATCCGCTTCGCAAGCGTACGCGCGGCGTTGCGCGCGCTGCTGTCGGACGCGACGAAGATCGACGCGCAAGACATACGCATCGCAGCCGACGAAGCAGGGCGTCCGCACATGATCGATTCGCCCGTATCCGTCGATTTCAACGTGTCGCACTCCGGCGCGCATGGCTTGATCGCGTTGTCGACACGGCGACGCGTGGGCGTCGACATCGAAACGCGCGTATCCGATTTCGACTGGCAAGGCATCGCGCGAGCGACGCTGACAGCCGATGAAACCGCATGGCTGCAAGGTCGCGATGCCGCGCAATCCCAGCACGCATTCTTCGACGCGTGGGTCGCGAAAGAGGCGCTTCTGAAGGCGGCCGGCGTCGGGATTTCGGAGCATATCACGCAACTAACCGTCCTTCCGGCGCGTATCGACGGATTCGTGCCGGAGACGCAGCGCCCCGACGCTATCCGAAACTTACTGGCAGCCTGGATCCACGCCCCGCAAGGCTATGCGGCCTGCATCGCCTGGTCGCAAAACGACTCATAA